In one Dunckerocampus dactyliophorus isolate RoL2022-P2 chromosome 9, RoL_Ddac_1.1, whole genome shotgun sequence genomic region, the following are encoded:
- the LOC129187336 gene encoding contactin-associated protein-like 5, with amino-acid sequence MRMMKMLALLGVVWIHLIASAASHYSCNAPLVSTLPRSSFSSSSQSSSGNASHFAKMDTRDGDASWSPAEMDPTPWLQLDLREPMETNADAQASVLVKLSPPPRCRFLRFVPLEWTSRDGPGMHVDVFGCSYKSHMADFDGQSALLYRFKQKSVSTAKDIISLRFKSRRADGVLLHGEGRRGHFITLELRAARLVLHLNLDNTSEGQGGGEVAVTVGSLLDDERWHWVAIERLNKQVKVSVDRHTQSFETRGQGESLEVDYELSFGGIPLPGKPGTFLRSNFEGCMENVYYNGINVIDLAKRRKPQMYTVGNVTFSCLRPDRTACTFVSSKNSFLWLPAALQTTIDGGGFSIRFQFRTWNPNALLLATGLGLRHWKLRLHISNGQLLLSNAATGPRVNDGLWHWLSMDYNGLRVVLTLDHQPIVTVRQPYPLEPNEGFFFGGCGASGCQRRSLSFQGCIRQLSIDRRPVNLSLVRRGLLGSFSSLNFDACHIRDRCLPNMCEHGTSCTQTWNHFNCDCSGSGYAGATCRHSIFESSCESYKLRGGSSGFYSIDPDGSGPLGPTRVYCNMTDDKVWTLMSHNVTLPVRISDSSKHKPHIMKFNYSASPQQLRAIVMASEQCQQEVVFSCKKSHLFIAEDRRPLCWWLDQRGERRSYRGSSNNVWSKDSEVLSHKEHLPLSVVIVKESEAVYRVGPLRCHGDRHLWNMVSFYQEGAYLHFSPLQATQTFDLTFYFKTAAPSGVILDSQGRKDLIRVELSSPSVVTMSFSAAVVAVKSHLPLNDGQWHYVRAERNVKEAWLQVDQIPVGFLEAPPDGAAHLDLGGQLFVGGAPSGPQSFLGCIRSLTVNGLTYDLQERAKKAFGVSPTCPGYCDASSIVCHNHGRCVEKSDGFSCDCSRSAYAGLLCKDEVALFFDKEMSVTYTFSPRHHRKSPVFHGGGGRVREDVTFSFVTLRRPAMLLSIKSFMTHYIAVLLAGDGSLRVWYGLQSDGKPEVFSPASSSLADGRPHRVRILRESNTLCVQVDQEVNRKFTLGSEAEPILITTMTLGKVTLNESLPLEVVSAGQAGFIGCLSSVHVNHVAPLKAALLQRGISPVDVPGALVWSRCSIASHNLKEQTTTTTTTASKDGSQKETGLVTGCVVALIFTAACLLTAMICLLYRCRPQS; translated from the exons atgaggatgatgaagatGTTGGCACTGCTGGGTGTCGTCTGGATTCACTTGATTGCCAGCGCCGCCTCTCATT ACAGCTGCAACGCTCCTCTGGTGTCCACGCTGCCTCGGTCGTCTTTCAGTAGCTCGTCGCAGTCGTCCTCCGGCAATGCCTCACACTTTGCCAAAATGGACACGAGAGACG GAGATGCAAGTTGGTCTCCTGCAGAGATGGACCCCACGCCCTGGTTGCAGCTGGACCTCAGGGAGCCAATGGAG ACAAACGCGGACGCTCAGGCATCTGTCCTCGTCAAACTGTCGCCTCCCCCAAGGTGTCGCTTCCTACGCTTCGTCCCTCTGGAATGGACCTCCAGAGACGGGCCGGGCATGCATGTGGATGTGTTTGGCTGCTCCTACA AGTCGCACATGGCTGACTTTGACGGCCAGAGTGCTCTACTGTACCGCTTCAAGCAGAAATCTGTGTCCACGGCTAAGGACATCATCTCGCTGAGGTTCAAGAGCCGGCGGGCTGACGGCGTGCTACTGCATGGTGAAGGTCGTCGTGGCCACTTCATCACGCTGGAGCTGCGTGCAGCCAGACTGGTCCTTCACCTCAACCTGG ACAACACAAGTGAGGGCCAGGGCGGGGGCGAGGTGGCGGTGACAGTGGGAAGTCTTCTGGACGACGAGCGGTGGCACTGGGTGGCGATCGAGCGCCTCAACAAGCAGGTAAAGGTCAGCGTGGATCGCCACACTCAGAGCTTCGAAACCCGAGGCCAGGGGGAGTCGCTGGAGGTGGACTACGAG CTGAGCTTCGGCGGTATTCCCCTGCCTGGCAAGCCCGGAACTTTCCTAAGAAGCAACTTTGAGGGCTGCATGGAGAACGTCTACTACAATGGCATCAACGTTATCGACCTGGCTAAAAGACGCAAGCCTCAGATGTACACTGTG GGCAACGTCACCTTCTCATGCTTGCGGCCTGATCGAACGGCATGCACTTTCGTCAGCTCCAAAAACAGCTTTCTGTGGCTGCCGGCGGCCCTCCAGACCACCATTGATGGAGGGGGCTTCTCCATTCGCTTCCAGTTTAGAACGTGGAACCCCAACGCGCTGCTGCTTGCCACTGGGCTTGGACTGAGGCATTGGAAGCTGCGACTGCACATCTCTAACGGTCAGCTGCTCCTGAGCAATGCCGCCACAG GTCCCCGGGTGAATGACGGACTGTGGCATTGGCTGAGCATGGACTACAACGGTCTGCGGGTGGTTCTGACACTGGACCACCAGCCCATCGTCACCGTACGACAGCCCTACCCACTGGAGCCCAATGAAGGGTTCTTCTTTGGGG GATGTGGGGCATCCGGCTGCCAGAGGCGGAGCTTGTCGTTCCAGGGCTGCATAAGGCAGCTGTCCATTGACCGGCGCCCTGTCAACCTGAGCCTTGTGCGGCGAGGCTTGCTAGGAAGCTTCTCATCTCTGAACTTTGACGCCTGCCACATCCGAGACCG GTGTCTTCCTAACATGTGCGAACATGGCACCTCGTGTACACAGACATGGAACCATTTCAACTGCGACTGTTCTGGAAGCGGATACGCTGGAGCTACATGTCGCCATT CCATCTTTGAGTCGTCCTGCGAGTCGTACAAACTCAGAGGTGGCTCATCCGGCTTCTACTCCATCGACCCAGATGGCAGCGGCCCCCTGGGGCCCACACGGGTGTACTGCAACATGACAG ACGACAAAGTGTGGACGTTGATGAGTCACAACGTCACACTTCCTGTCCGAATCAGTGACTCGTCTAAACACAAGCCTCATATCATGAAGTTTAACTACAGCGCCTCACCTCAACAACTACGTGCCATCGTGATGGCGTCTGAGCAGTGCCAACAGGAAGTGGTCTTCTCTTGTAAAAAGTCCCACCTCTTCATCGCCGAAG ATAGACGGCCGCTGTGCTGGTGGCTGGATCAGCGCGGGGAAAGGCGGAGCTACAGGGGCAGCTCCAACAACGTGTG GTCCAAGGACTCGGAGGTCCTGTCTCACAAAGAGCACCTCCCGTTGAGCGTCGTCATTGTCAAGGAGTCTGAAGCCGTCTACAGAGTGGGCCCTCTGCGTTGCCATGGAGACA GGCATCTTTGGAACATGGTGTCCTTCTACCAGGAAGGGGCCTACCTCCACTTCTCGCCCCTGCAGGCCACACAGACCTTTGACCTCACTTTCTACTTCAAAACCGCCGCTCCATCTGGAGTCATCCTTGATTCTCAGGGCCGGAAAGACTTGATCCGTGTGGAACTCAGCT CTCCTTCTGTAGTGACGATGTCGTTCAGCGCAGCGGTTGTGGCCGTCAAGTCCCACCTCCCGCTGAATGATGGGCAGTGGCACTACGTGAGGGCGGAGCGTAATGTAAAGGAGGCATGGCTGCAGGTGGACCAAATTCCTGTGGGATTCCTGGAAGCGCCACCTGATGGAGCTGCACATCTAGACCTTGGCGGGCAGCTCTTCGTAG GGGGAGCGCCGTCTGGCCCACAAAGCTTCTTAGGCTGCATCAGATCTCTGACAGTCAACGGCTTAACCTATGACCTGCAAGAGAGGGCCAAGAAGGCATTCGGAGTGAGCCCCACATGTCCCGGTTACTGCGATGCCTCGAGCATTGTCTGCCACAACCACGGACGTTGCGTTGAAAAGAGCGATGGCTTCTCCTGCGACTGCTCGCGCTCAGCGTACGCTGGGTTGCTGTGCAAAGATG AGGTGGCCCTGTTCTTTGACAAGGAGATGTCGGTAACCTACACCTTCTCTCCGAGGCACCATCGAAAGTCGCCAGTGTTCCACGGTGGTGGGGGCAGAGTCAGAGAGGACGTGACCTTCAGTTTCGTCACCTTGCGGAGACCTGCCATGTTATTGAGCATCAAAAGTTTCATGACACACTACATCGCTGTCCTGCTTGCTGGCGATG GAAGTCTACGCGTGTGGTACGGCCTGCAGAGCGACGGGAAGCCCGAGGTCTTTAGCCCTGCATCCAGCAGCCTGGCGGATGGGCGACCTCATCGTGTCAGAATCCTTCGCGAGAGCAACACGCTCTGCGTGCAG GTGGACCAGGAAGTGAACAGGAAGTTCACTTTGGGATCGGAAGCTGAGCCGATCCTCATCACAACCATGACTCTCGGAAAGGTCACAC TAAACGAGTCCCTCCCCCTGGAGGTGGTCTCGGCGGGCCAGGCGGGTTTCATAGGCTGTCTGTCATCAGTCCATGTTAATCATGTAGCCCCCCTGAAGGCGGCGCTGTTGCAGAGAGGCATCTCTCCGGTTGACGTCCCCGGTGCACTGGTGTGGTCCAGATGCTCCATTGCGTCGCACAATCTGAAAG AgcagaccaccaccaccaccaccacggcAAGTAAAGATGGCAGTCAGAAGGAGACGGGGCTTGTCACAG GGTGTGTGGTGGCACTCATCTTCACCGCCGCCTGCCTGCTCACTGCAATGATCTGCCTTCTCTACCGCTGCCGTCCCCAAAGCTAA